The Colias croceus chromosome 11, ilColCroc2.1 genome has a segment encoding these proteins:
- the LOC123695540 gene encoding uncharacterized protein LOC123695540, with amino-acid sequence MKILTLFMLCAIASAHKITQLKVPLYADPRRAAELSCHFQMDDQKLHSVKWYRDMHEIFRYNPSQKPPIRLFNVTGIMVQGGECQVDSCMVRVMPPPLATRAAYSCEISTEGPKFQIARQTKHMTVVAMPDKDPIIIGAPKLVKPGEQILLNCTSDYSLPPSDINWYIDNDIQKPEPWHRTELSAPQPGGLRASWRVLRVSVPPAESGALRVRCEAILMVEPPVVRDTSAIITLYSRTQLSKYVSNRGINMETPIINVLVCVVLWTLKELSKVSL; translated from the exons CAATAGCATCAGCACACAAGATCACACAGCTGAAGGTCCCTCTATACGCAGACCCGCGGCGAGCCGCAGAGCTCAGCTGCCACTTCCAGATGGACGACCAGAAGCTGCATTCTGTCAAATGGTACCGAGACATGCACGAGATATTCAGATATAACCCTTCGCAAAAG CCCCCGATCCGACTTTTCAACGTAACGGGTATCATGGTGCAAGGCGGCGAGTGTCAAGTGGACTCCTGCATGGTGCGAGTGATGCCCCCGCCACTAGCCACCAGAGCTGCCTACAGCTGCGAAATATCGACCGAAGGCCCCAAGTTCCAGATCGCTCGACAAACTAAGCACATGACAGTTGTTG CGATGCCGGACAAGGACCCAATTATAATCGGAGCTCCCAAATTAGTGAAACCGGGAGAACAAATTCTCCTCAACTGTACGTCAGACTACTCATTGCCGCCGTCGGATATAAATTGGTATATCGACAACGACATACAAAAG CCAGAGCCATGGCACCGTACGGAGCTGAGCGCGCCGCAGCCGGGGGGTCTACGCGCATCATGGCGAGTGCTACGCGTGTCCGTCCCGCCGGCAGAGAGCGGAGCGTTACGCGTGCGATGCGAAGCGATCCTCATGGTCGAGCCACCGGTCGTAAGGGACACGTCGGCGATTATAACGCTGTATTCGCGTACCCAATTGTCGAAATATGTGTCGAATAGAG GTATCAATATGGAAACTccaattataaatgtattagtGTGTGTAGTTCTGTGGACtttaaaagaattatcaaaGGTGAGCTTATGA